A genomic stretch from Pseudomonas sp. MUP55 includes:
- a CDS encoding LysE family translocator — MPFSDNLIAFTFAATLLTLTPGLDTALILRTATVEGKRQALRAALGINAGCFLWGAAVAFGLGALIAVSELAFDILKYCGAAYLAWLGLNMLLRPRTSLSSVEGAQKKVPNWFFKGLMGNVLNPKIGIFYVSFLPQFIPQGQPLIAWTFGLVSIHVVIGFLWSIILIAATQPLAKVLRNEKVITWMDRATGLIFVLFAARLAFSKRSV; from the coding sequence ATGCCATTCTCTGACAACCTTATAGCCTTTACCTTCGCAGCGACCCTGCTCACGCTGACGCCTGGCCTCGATACCGCACTGATTTTGCGCACGGCCACGGTGGAAGGTAAGCGACAGGCACTGCGCGCGGCTCTGGGCATCAACGCAGGCTGCTTCCTGTGGGGCGCCGCCGTCGCTTTTGGACTCGGGGCCCTGATTGCTGTCTCAGAGCTGGCGTTCGATATCTTGAAGTATTGCGGCGCGGCTTACCTGGCCTGGCTGGGGCTAAACATGCTGCTGCGGCCTCGCACGTCGTTGTCATCTGTCGAGGGCGCTCAAAAGAAAGTGCCAAACTGGTTCTTCAAAGGCCTGATGGGTAACGTACTGAACCCCAAGATCGGCATCTTCTACGTGTCTTTTCTCCCCCAGTTCATTCCGCAAGGGCAGCCATTGATCGCCTGGACGTTTGGCTTGGTCAGCATTCATGTCGTTATCGGGTTTCTGTGGTCGATCATCCTGATTGCCGCGACCCAGCCCCTGGCAAAAGTATTGCGCAACGAGAAAGTCATCACCTGGATGGACCGCGCGACTGGCTTGATTTTCGTCCTTTTCGCGGCACGGCTTGCCTTCAGCAAACGATCAGTTTGA
- a CDS encoding Lrp/AsnC family transcriptional regulator: protein MPALDDIDRQLIAALQLNARESVAMLARQLGIARTTVTSRLARLEKTQVITGYGVRLGQRVADGGLQAYVGITVQPRSGKEVLRRLSAMAQVQQLCAVSGEFDYVAWLRTESPEQLDQLLDQIGSVDGVEKTTTSIILSNKLDRGQPI from the coding sequence TTGCCCGCCCTAGACGACATTGACCGCCAACTGATCGCCGCCTTGCAGCTCAATGCTCGCGAAAGCGTGGCCATGCTTGCCCGGCAATTGGGTATCGCGCGCACCACGGTCACTTCGCGCCTGGCGCGCCTTGAGAAAACCCAGGTGATTACCGGTTATGGCGTGCGCCTGGGCCAGCGCGTGGCGGATGGTGGCCTGCAGGCGTATGTGGGCATTACCGTACAACCGCGTTCTGGCAAGGAAGTACTGCGCAGGTTGAGTGCAATGGCCCAGGTACAACAGCTGTGCGCGGTGAGCGGCGAATTTGATTACGTGGCGTGGCTGCGCACTGAGTCGCCGGAGCAACTTGATCAGTTGCTGGATCAGATCGGCAGCGTCGATGGTGTGGAAAAAACCACCACATCCATCATCCTTAGTAACAAATTGGACCGTGGACAACCTATCTGA
- a CDS encoding flavin monoamine oxidase family protein, with product MSKTNRHPADGKKPITIFGPDFPFAFDDWIEHPAGLGSIPAANHGAEVAIVGAGIAGLVAAYELMKLGLKPVVYEASKMGGRLRSQAFEGAEGIIAELGGMRFPVSSTAFYHYVDKLGLETKPFPNPLTPASGSTVIDLEGQTHYAQKLSDLPVLFQEVADAWADALEAGSQYGDIQQAIRDRDVPRLKELWNKLVPLWDDRTFYDFVATSKSFAKLSFLHREVFGQVGFGTGGWDSDFPNSMLEIFRVVMTNCDDHQHLVVGGVAQVPMGIWRHVPERCAHWPAGTSLSSLHRGAPRAGVKRIAHAADGRFAVTDNYGDTREYAAVLTTCQSWLLTTQIECDETLFSQKMWMALDRTRYMQSSKTFVMVDRPFWKDKDPETGRDLMSMTLTDRLTRGTYLFDNGDDKPGVICLSYSWMSDALKMLPQPIDKRVKLALDALNKIYPKVDIKARIIGDPITISWEADPHFLGAFKGALPGHYRYNQRMYAHFMQKDMPAEQRGIFIAGDDVSWTPAWVEGAVQTSLNAVWGIMTHFGGSTHPENPGPGDVFDEIGPIALPE from the coding sequence ATCAGCAAGACCAATCGACACCCCGCCGACGGTAAAAAACCCATCACCATCTTCGGCCCGGATTTCCCGTTTGCCTTTGATGACTGGATCGAACACCCCGCTGGCCTGGGTAGCATTCCTGCCGCCAACCACGGCGCCGAAGTGGCGATCGTGGGCGCAGGCATTGCCGGGCTGGTGGCTGCCTACGAGCTGATGAAGCTGGGCTTGAAGCCGGTGGTCTACGAAGCCTCGAAAATGGGCGGTCGCCTGCGTTCCCAGGCTTTCGAAGGCGCCGAAGGCATCATCGCCGAGCTGGGTGGGATGCGCTTTCCGGTATCGTCCACCGCTTTCTATCACTACGTGGACAAGCTGGGCCTGGAAACCAAACCCTTTCCCAACCCGCTGACGCCGGCATCCGGCAGCACCGTTATTGATCTGGAAGGCCAGACGCACTACGCGCAAAAGCTCTCCGACCTGCCGGTGTTGTTCCAGGAAGTCGCTGACGCCTGGGCCGACGCGCTGGAAGCCGGTTCGCAGTACGGCGATATTCAGCAAGCGATCCGCGACCGCGACGTGCCGCGTCTCAAGGAGCTGTGGAACAAGCTGGTCCCGCTGTGGGACGACCGCACCTTCTACGACTTCGTCGCCACCTCCAAGTCCTTTGCCAAATTGTCGTTCCTGCACCGCGAAGTGTTCGGCCAGGTCGGTTTCGGCACGGGCGGCTGGGACTCGGACTTCCCCAATTCCATGCTGGAAATCTTCCGCGTGGTGATGACCAACTGCGACGACCATCAGCACCTGGTCGTCGGCGGCGTGGCCCAGGTGCCCATGGGCATCTGGCGTCACGTGCCGGAGCGCTGTGCCCACTGGCCCGCCGGCACCAGCCTGAGCTCACTGCACCGAGGCGCGCCACGGGCGGGCGTGAAGCGCATTGCCCACGCCGCCGACGGCCGCTTCGCCGTCACCGACAACTACGGCGACACCCGCGAATACGCCGCCGTGCTGACCACCTGCCAAAGCTGGCTACTGACCACCCAGATCGAATGCGACGAAACCCTGTTCTCGCAAAAGATGTGGATGGCCCTGGACCGCACGCGCTACATGCAGTCATCCAAGACCTTTGTCATGGTCGACCGCCCGTTCTGGAAAGACAAAGACCCGGAAACCGGCCGCGACCTGATGAGCATGACCCTCACTGATCGCCTGACGCGCGGCACCTACCTGTTCGACAACGGCGACGACAAGCCGGGGGTGATCTGCCTGTCCTACTCGTGGATGAGCGACGCGTTGAAAATGCTGCCCCAGCCCATCGACAAGCGGGTCAAACTGGCCCTTGACGCACTGAATAAGATCTACCCGAAAGTAGACATCAAGGCGCGCATCATAGGCGACCCGATCACTATCTCCTGGGAAGCCGACCCGCATTTCCTCGGGGCCTTCAAAGGTGCGTTGCCCGGCCACTACCGGTATAACCAGCGCATGTATGCGCACTTCATGCAGAAGGACATGCCCGCCGAACAGCGTGGGATTTTCATCGCTGGCGACGACGTTTCGTGGACTCCGGCCTGGGTGGAGGGCGCGGTACAAACTTCGCTGAACGCGGTATGGGGCATCATGACCCACTTTGGCGGTAGCACTCATCCCGAAAACCCGGGGCCCGGCGATGTGTTTGACGAGATAGGGCCAATCGCCCTGCCCGAATAA
- a CDS encoding carbon-nitrogen hydrolase family protein yields MRVALYQCPPLPLDVAGNLKRLQQLAHEASGADVLVLPEMFLTGYNIGAEATGALAEAQDGESAQSIAGIAQSAGLAILYGYPERAEDGQIYNAVQLIDAHGQRLCNYRKTHLFGDLDRAMFSAGEDAFPLVELNGWKLGFLICYDLEFPENTRRLALAGAELILVPTANMVPFDFVADVTVRARAFENQCFVAYANYCGHEGDIHYCGQSSIAAPDGQRIAQAGLDEALIVGTLDRQSILDARAANHYLQDRRPELYGALHKP; encoded by the coding sequence ATGCGTGTTGCCCTGTACCAATGCCCCCCACTGCCGCTGGATGTCGCCGGTAACCTCAAGCGTCTGCAGCAACTGGCGCACGAGGCATCGGGTGCCGATGTGCTGGTGCTGCCGGAGATGTTCCTGACCGGCTACAACATCGGCGCCGAAGCCACTGGCGCCTTGGCCGAGGCTCAGGATGGCGAGTCGGCGCAAAGCATTGCTGGCATCGCGCAAAGTGCCGGGCTGGCGATTCTGTACGGTTATCCGGAGCGCGCCGAGGACGGCCAGATCTACAACGCCGTGCAGTTGATCGACGCCCATGGCCAACGCCTGTGCAACTACCGCAAGACGCACCTGTTTGGCGACCTGGACCGCGCGATGTTCAGCGCCGGTGAAGACGCTTTTCCGCTGGTGGAATTGAACGGCTGGAAGCTGGGTTTCCTGATTTGCTACGACCTGGAGTTCCCGGAAAACACCCGGCGCCTGGCCCTGGCCGGTGCCGAACTGATCCTGGTGCCCACCGCCAATATGGTGCCGTTCGACTTTGTCGCCGACGTCACCGTGCGGGCACGGGCGTTCGAGAACCAATGCTTCGTGGCTTACGCCAACTACTGCGGGCATGAAGGCGATATTCACTACTGCGGCCAAAGCAGCATCGCCGCGCCCGATGGCCAGCGCATCGCCCAGGCGGGCCTGGATGAAGCGCTGATCGTCGGTACGCTGGATCGGCAATCGATCCTCGACGCCCGCGCCGCCAATCATTACCTGCAAGACCGCCGCCCCGAGCTTTACGGCGCACTGCACAAGCCCTGA
- the pqqF gene encoding pyrroloquinoline quinone biosynthesis protein PqqF: protein MPAPVHPQPLHLTLANGLHLCLRHAPRLKRCAAVLRVAAGSHDAPLAWPGLAHFLEHLLFLGTERFPAGEGLMAYVQRHGGQVNASTRERTTEFFFELPVSTFADGLVRLADMLTHPRLSIDDQLREREVLHAEFVAWSQDAKAQQQVALLQGLAADHPLRGFHAGNRDSLPVEREAFQQALREFHQRFYQSGQMTLSLAGPQSQQELEALAQQFSAQLIGGPLHPQAEPPALMAGHSSGYQLAADQHLHQVITGDAPREALAFLCTWLNSSAPGGLLDELKARRLATALHASVLYHFAGQAVLDIDFTLDAQSGSATEIEALLHDWLSFFAHSDWTPLREEFALLKARQQQVQSALALARNDEEDLSEQGVAALKAMLDTLHLPPAKHAWQLPPNNPFLRPAAKEERAGLIRGQTSAHRGLRTFAQDRSRGRRDMSALTFSQALANDNDEGALYLRWRFDCIVPAGLDSLLQPLRESAGQAGVELSAETIGHDWQVKLLGFHEPMPAVLEALARCLSTTDEHVAPTPALPMIAIRQLLKALPTCCAGVQPMPQATSAPWASARWQGLGSGLPATCEAAIKTAAARLPGLPAHFQCQPQALNEPHLWHEVSTESSEAAVLLFCPTPTHTLADEAAWRLLGHLLQGPFYQRLRVELQIGYAVFSGIRQIDGQTGLLFGVQSPSASLSEIVEQVQAFLAKLPSLIERSADVGNKALAQQFTPESLPIGQAADLVWHAHLAGHATGYLEQLQHLIQICSPADMQRAAQQLNDATGGWHCIANGPCIGGHWQSAG, encoded by the coding sequence ATGCCTGCGCCGGTTCACCCTCAGCCCCTGCACCTGACTCTGGCCAATGGCCTGCACCTTTGCCTGCGTCATGCTCCGCGCTTGAAGCGCTGTGCGGCTGTTTTACGCGTGGCGGCGGGCAGTCATGACGCGCCATTGGCGTGGCCGGGGCTGGCGCACTTCCTTGAGCACCTGTTGTTTCTGGGGACCGAGCGCTTTCCCGCGGGCGAAGGGCTAATGGCCTACGTGCAGCGCCATGGCGGACAGGTAAACGCCAGCACCCGGGAGCGCACCACGGAGTTCTTTTTTGAGCTGCCGGTTTCGACCTTCGCCGATGGGCTCGTGCGATTGGCCGATATGCTTACGCACCCTCGCCTGAGCATTGACGACCAACTGCGCGAGCGCGAAGTGCTGCACGCCGAGTTCGTCGCCTGGTCCCAGGATGCCAAGGCGCAGCAACAAGTGGCCTTGCTGCAGGGCTTGGCCGCCGACCATCCGCTGCGCGGTTTTCATGCGGGCAACCGTGACAGCCTGCCGGTGGAACGTGAGGCGTTTCAGCAGGCGTTGCGCGAATTTCACCAGCGTTTTTATCAGAGCGGTCAAATGACGCTCAGCCTGGCCGGCCCACAGTCCCAGCAAGAGCTGGAAGCGCTTGCGCAGCAATTCAGCGCGCAATTGATCGGCGGCCCGCTGCATCCCCAGGCCGAACCACCGGCACTGATGGCCGGGCACTCCAGCGGCTATCAATTGGCTGCCGACCAGCATCTGCATCAGGTCATCACCGGTGACGCGCCGCGTGAAGCGCTGGCGTTTCTCTGTACCTGGCTCAACAGCTCAGCGCCGGGTGGCTTGCTCGATGAACTGAAGGCGCGACGCCTGGCGACGGCATTGCACGCCTCCGTGCTGTATCACTTCGCCGGGCAGGCCGTGCTGGACATCGACTTTACCCTCGACGCGCAAAGTGGCTCTGCGACAGAGATCGAGGCGTTGCTGCACGACTGGCTGAGTTTTTTCGCACACAGCGACTGGACGCCGCTACGCGAAGAGTTCGCCTTGCTCAAGGCTCGCCAGCAACAGGTGCAAAGCGCCCTGGCGCTGGCACGCAACGACGAAGAAGACTTATCGGAACAAGGCGTCGCAGCCCTCAAGGCCATGCTCGACACACTGCATCTGCCGCCCGCCAAACACGCGTGGCAGCTTCCACCGAACAACCCCTTCCTTCGTCCAGCCGCCAAAGAAGAACGGGCCGGCCTGATTCGCGGCCAGACCAGCGCCCACCGTGGCTTGCGCACCTTCGCTCAGGACCGCTCACGAGGCCGTCGGGACATGTCGGCGCTGACATTCAGCCAGGCCTTGGCGAATGACAACGATGAAGGCGCCCTGTACCTGCGTTGGCGCTTTGACTGCATCGTGCCTGCTGGCCTGGACAGCCTGCTGCAGCCGTTGCGCGAAAGTGCCGGCCAGGCGGGCGTCGAATTGAGTGCCGAAACCATCGGCCATGACTGGCAAGTAAAACTGCTCGGTTTCCACGAGCCCATGCCCGCCGTACTTGAGGCGCTGGCGCGCTGCTTGAGCACGACCGATGAACACGTGGCACCAACGCCCGCACTGCCGATGATTGCCATCCGCCAATTGCTCAAGGCATTGCCCACTTGCTGTGCCGGTGTCCAGCCTATGCCCCAAGCGACGTCGGCCCCATGGGCCAGCGCCCGCTGGCAAGGGCTGGGCTCAGGGTTACCGGCAACCTGTGAAGCAGCGATCAAGACAGCCGCTGCCCGATTGCCTGGCCTGCCTGCACATTTCCAATGCCAGCCTCAAGCGCTCAACGAACCGCATCTCTGGCACGAGGTAAGTACCGAGTCCAGTGAAGCGGCAGTGCTGTTGTTCTGCCCGACACCGACACACACCCTGGCCGATGAAGCGGCCTGGCGCTTGCTCGGTCATTTGCTTCAGGGACCGTTCTACCAGCGCCTGCGCGTCGAGCTACAAATCGGCTACGCCGTGTTCAGCGGCATCCGACAGATCGATGGGCAAACCGGCCTGCTGTTCGGCGTGCAATCCCCCAGCGCGTCCCTGAGTGAGATCGTCGAGCAAGTGCAGGCCTTTCTGGCGAAACTGCCGTCGTTGATCGAGCGCAGCGCAGACGTGGGCAACAAGGCCCTGGCGCAGCAATTCACACCCGAGTCGCTGCCTATCGGCCAAGCCGCTGATCTTGTGTGGCACGCCCACTTGGCGGGCCACGCAACGGGCTACCTGGAGCAATTACAACACTTGATACAAATCTGCTCGCCTGCCGATATGCAGCGCGCGGCCCAGCAACTGAACGACGCCACAGGCGGCTGGCATTGCATCGCCAACGGCCCATGCATCGGTGGGCACTGGCAGTCGGCGGGTTGA
- the pqqA gene encoding pyrroloquinoline quinone precursor peptide PqqA, translating to MTWSKPAYTDLRIGFEVTMYFASR from the coding sequence ATGACCTGGTCCAAACCTGCTTACACCGACCTGCGCATCGGTTTCGAAGTCACCATGTACTTCGCCAGCCGCTAA
- the pqqB gene encoding pyrroloquinoline quinone biosynthesis protein PqqB → MFVQILGSAAGGGFPQWNCNCVNCAGFRDGSLRAQARTQSSIAISDDGVNWVLCNASPDIRAQLQGFAPMQPGRALRDTGISAIILMDSQIDHTTGLLSLREGCPHQVWCTDMVHEDLSTGFPLFTMLTHWNGGLAWNRIELDASFTIPACPNLRFTPLPLRSAAPPYSPHRFDPHPGDNIGLIVEDLRTGGKLFYAPGLGKVDAPLLDIMAGSDCLLVDGTMWDDDEMQRRGVGTRTGREMGHLAQNGPGGMLEVLEQLPKQRKVLIHINNTNPILDEDSPERAELVRRNVEVAYDGMSIEL, encoded by the coding sequence ATGTTTGTCCAGATTCTAGGTTCCGCCGCCGGCGGCGGCTTCCCGCAGTGGAACTGCAACTGCGTGAACTGCGCAGGCTTTCGTGATGGCAGCCTGCGGGCCCAGGCGCGTACCCAGTCGTCCATCGCGATTTCCGACGATGGCGTGAACTGGGTGCTGTGCAATGCCTCGCCGGACATCCGCGCGCAGCTGCAGGGCTTTGCGCCGATGCAACCCGGCCGCGCCCTGCGGGACACCGGCATCAGCGCAATCATCCTGATGGACAGCCAGATCGACCACACCACCGGCCTGCTGAGCCTGCGCGAGGGCTGCCCGCACCAGGTCTGGTGCACCGACATGGTCCACGAAGACCTGAGCACCGGCTTCCCGCTGTTCACCATGCTCACCCATTGGAACGGCGGCCTGGCCTGGAACCGTATCGAGCTGGACGCCAGCTTCACCATCCCGGCCTGCCCCAACCTGCGTTTCACGCCACTGCCGCTGCGCAGCGCCGCACCGCCCTACTCGCCACATCGTTTCGACCCGCATCCCGGCGACAACATCGGCCTGATTGTCGAAGACCTGCGCACCGGCGGCAAACTGTTCTATGCCCCGGGCCTGGGCAAGGTCGATGCGCCGCTGTTGGACATCATGGCCGGCAGCGACTGCCTGCTGGTGGACGGCACGATGTGGGACGACGACGAAATGCAGCGCCGTGGCGTTGGCACCCGCACCGGCCGCGAGATGGGCCACCTGGCGCAGAACGGCCCCGGCGGCATGCTCGAAGTGCTCGAACAGTTGCCAAAGCAGCGCAAAGTGCTTATCCACATCAACAACACCAACCCGATCCTCGACGAAGACTCTCCCGAGCGAGCCGAGCTGGTGCGGCGTAACGTCGAAGTGGCTTACGACGGCATGAGCATCGAATTGTAG
- the pqqC gene encoding pyrroloquinoline-quinone synthase PqqC, whose translation MTDTPLTTTEFEAALRAKGAFYHIHHPYHVAMYEGRATREQIQGWVANRFYYQVNIPLKDAAILANCPDREIRREWIQRLLDHDGAPGEDGGIEAWLRLGQAVGLDPDQLRSQELVLPGVRFAVDAYVNFARRASWQEAASSSLTELFAPQIHQSRLDSWPQHYPWIDPAGYEYFRTRLGQARRDVEHGLAITLQHYTTREGQERMLEILQFKLDILWSMLDAMSMAYELKRPPYHSVTEQRVWHKGITL comes from the coding sequence ATGACTGACACACCGTTGACCACCACCGAATTCGAAGCCGCCTTGCGCGCCAAAGGCGCCTTCTACCACATCCACCACCCGTACCACGTGGCGATGTACGAAGGCCGCGCCACCCGCGAGCAGATTCAGGGTTGGGTCGCCAACCGCTTCTACTATCAGGTGAACATTCCGCTCAAGGACGCCGCGATCCTGGCCAACTGCCCGGACCGCGAGATTCGTCGCGAGTGGATCCAGCGCCTGCTCGACCACGACGGTGCACCCGGCGAAGACGGCGGCATTGAAGCCTGGCTGCGCCTGGGCCAAGCCGTGGGCCTCGACCCGGACCAGCTGCGCTCCCAGGAACTGGTGCTGCCCGGCGTGCGCTTTGCGGTAGACGCCTACGTCAACTTCGCCCGCCGCGCCAGCTGGCAGGAAGCCGCCAGCAGTTCCCTGACCGAGCTGTTCGCGCCGCAGATCCACCAGTCGCGCCTCGACAGCTGGCCGCAGCATTACCCGTGGATCGACCCGGCCGGTTACGAATACTTCCGCACCCGCCTGGGCCAGGCCCGACGCGATGTGGAGCACGGGTTGGCGATTACCCTGCAGCACTACACCACCCGCGAAGGCCAGGAGCGCATGCTGGAAATCCTGCAATTCAAACTGGATATCCTGTGGAGCATGCTCGACGCCATGAGCATGGCCTACGAACTGAAACGCCCGCCCTATCACAGCGTGACCGAGCAGCGGGTCTGGCATAAAGGGATCACCCTATGA
- the pqqD gene encoding pyrroloquinoline quinone biosynthesis peptide chaperone PqqD — MSFDRSRKPTWRPGYRYQYEPAQKGHVLLYPEGMIKLNDSAALIGGLIDGERDVAAIIAELDKQFPGVPQLGEDIEQFMEVARAEHWITLA, encoded by the coding sequence ATGAGCTTTGATCGCAGCAGAAAACCGACCTGGCGCCCGGGTTACCGCTACCAGTACGAGCCCGCGCAGAAAGGCCATGTGCTGCTCTACCCGGAAGGCATGATCAAGCTCAACGACAGCGCCGCGCTGATTGGTGGCTTGATTGACGGCGAGCGCGACGTGGCCGCCATTATCGCGGAGCTGGACAAGCAATTCCCCGGAGTGCCGCAACTCGGTGAAGACATCGAGCAATTCATGGAGGTCGCCCGTGCCGAGCACTGGATCACCCTTGCCTGA
- the pqqE gene encoding pyrroloquinoline quinone biosynthesis protein PqqE — protein MPEKPAIGLPLWLLAELTYRCPLQCPYCSNPLDFAEQGKELSTEQWIKVFREAREMGAAQLGFSGGEPLVRQDLAELIGEARKLGFYTNLITSGIGLTEQKISDFKKAGLDHIQISFQASDEQVNNLLAGSKKAFAQKLEMARAVKAHGYPMVLNFVTHRHNIDKIDRIIELCIALEADFVELATCQFYGWAQLNRVGLLPTKEQLVRAERITNEYRAKLEAEGHPCKLIFVTPDYYEERPKACMNGWGSIFLTVTPDGTALPCHGARQMPVQFPNVRDHSMQHIWYDSFGFNRFRGYDWMPEPCRSCDEKEKDFGGCRCQAFMLTGDASNADPVCSKSEQHGIILKAREEAEHATQTIEQLAFRNERNSRLIAKG, from the coding sequence TTGCCTGAAAAACCCGCTATCGGCTTGCCGCTTTGGCTGCTCGCCGAGCTGACTTACCGCTGCCCGCTGCAGTGTCCGTACTGCTCCAACCCGCTGGATTTTGCCGAACAAGGCAAGGAACTGAGCACCGAGCAATGGATCAAGGTATTTCGCGAAGCCCGCGAGATGGGCGCGGCGCAACTCGGGTTTTCCGGCGGTGAGCCGTTGGTGCGCCAGGACCTCGCCGAGCTGATCGGCGAGGCGCGCAAACTGGGCTTCTACACCAACCTGATCACCTCGGGCATTGGCCTGACCGAACAGAAGATCAGTGACTTCAAAAAAGCCGGCCTGGACCATATCCAGATCAGCTTCCAGGCCAGCGACGAACAGGTGAACAACCTGCTGGCCGGCTCGAAGAAAGCCTTCGCGCAAAAGCTGGAAATGGCCCGAGCGGTGAAAGCCCATGGTTACCCGATGGTGCTTAACTTCGTCACCCATCGGCATAACATCGACAAGATCGACCGCATTATCGAGCTGTGCATTGCGCTCGAGGCGGACTTTGTCGAGCTTGCCACCTGCCAGTTCTACGGCTGGGCACAACTCAATCGTGTGGGGCTGTTGCCGACCAAGGAACAATTGGTACGCGCCGAACGCATCACCAACGAGTACCGCGCCAAGCTCGAAGCCGAGGGCCACCCGTGCAAGTTGATTTTCGTGACGCCCGATTACTACGAAGAGCGTCCGAAAGCCTGCATGAATGGCTGGGGCAGTATTTTCCTGACAGTCACACCGGACGGAACCGCGCTGCCCTGTCATGGAGCCCGACAGATGCCGGTGCAGTTTCCCAATGTGCGCGACCACAGCATGCAGCACATCTGGTACGACTCGTTCGGTTTCAACCGTTTTCGCGGCTACGACTGGATGCCCGAGCCGTGCCGTTCATGCGACGAGAAGGAAAAGGACTTCGGCGGCTGCCGTTGCCAGGCCTTCATGCTCACGGGAGACGCGAGCAATGCCGACCCGGTGTGCAGCAAGTCCGAGCAGCACGGCATCATCCTCAAGGCGCGGGAAGAAGCCGAACATGCCACCCAGACCATTGAACAGCTGGCGTTTCGCAATGAACGCAATTCACGCCTCATCGCAAAAGGCTGA
- a CDS encoding YqaE/Pmp3 family membrane protein yields MDIIRIIIAILLPPLGVFLQVGFGGAFWLNILLTLCGYFPGIIHAVYIIAKR; encoded by the coding sequence ATGGACATCATTCGTATCATCATCGCCATTCTGCTGCCGCCACTGGGTGTGTTCCTGCAAGTAGGCTTCGGCGGCGCGTTCTGGCTGAACATTCTGCTGACCCTGTGCGGTTATTTCCCCGGCATCATCCACGCCGTGTACATCATCGCCAAGCGCTGA
- a CDS encoding DNA-binding transcriptional regulator encodes MTRNYKSEAFESIHQSAEALHTIGAISKTTLREFDEACLAAVPARMLAEQIKYLRESSHVSQPVFARYLNTSASTVKQWESGEKQPSGMALKLLSLVQKHGLQILA; translated from the coding sequence ATGACCAGAAACTATAAAAGTGAGGCGTTTGAGTCCATTCACCAATCTGCCGAAGCGCTTCATACAATTGGCGCCATCAGCAAAACCACGCTTCGTGAGTTCGACGAAGCGTGTCTGGCAGCGGTTCCTGCTCGAATGCTAGCCGAGCAGATCAAATACCTCCGTGAAAGCAGCCACGTCAGCCAACCTGTGTTCGCTCGCTACCTGAACACGAGCGCCTCGACTGTAAAACAGTGGGAATCCGGCGAAAAACAGCCCAGCGGCATGGCGCTTAAGTTATTGAGCCTTGTGCAAAAACATGGCCTGCAGATTCTGGCCTGA